From Pseudoalteromonas piratica:
TATTAACCAAGATAATTATCGCGCGGCTACCAGCTGGGCAATAATGGCAATATCAGAAGCGGAGCTTGGTTTTTATGACGATGCGCTTGCAAATAATCAACTGGCGATTGATTGGTATAGCAGCATAAATAACCAGCGCGCAATACTTGGGCTTTATCAAAACCGAGGGTTTATTCTGAACTCTCAAGGTAATACAAGTGAAGCCAAAGCCATTTACTTAGATGCTATTTCACAAGCAGAGCAATTAGATCATCAAGATGCTATCCATGAGATTTACAGTAATTTAGCCGCTATAGCTTTCACCGAAGGAGACCTTGAGCTCTCAAATAACTATGCTGAAAAAACCTTAGCCTACGCACAAGAAAGCGATTACAGGAGCCTTGCTGCTCATGCCTACTCCATTATGGCAATTAATTATGTTTATTTAAACGAACTAGAAATAGCCAAAGACTATTTTGAGCGGGGCAATCGCTTTTTTGAAGAATTCAAAATGGTTAGTCAATTAGCAGATAATTTTAAATCCTGGTCTGAAGCAATGGCTAGTATCAAAAACTATGAAGCTGCGTATAACGCCCAACTTCGCTATAAATCGCTTAGTGATAAGATTTTTAATACTGAACGCGAAAGCCGTATGTTACGCATAAAAGAGCTTTATCAAGCAACTCAAAAAGACCAAGAGATAGAAAAGCTGGCATTCGAAAATCAACGTAAAAATATTGAAATTGAAAACAAATCGCTAGAGCAAAAAATTTGGCTATTAAGTGCGGTAATTGCAATTCTCGCGTTTGTCATGCTATCCATTTTTTATCGTAAACTTAAAAACTCAAACCAAACACTTACTAAGTACAATACTAAATTAAATGAAGAACGCTTTATTGACCCGCTCACTGGCAGCTTAAGTCGTCGCTTTTTTGAAGTACAACAACGAGAACACATTTTAAACTCTTCCGAGATTAGCTTTAGTTTATTTGTCCTTGATATCGACCATTTTAAATCAATCAATGATAACTATGGTCATGCATGTGGCGACTATATTCTTAAAATATTTTGTCAGCGTATTCGAAACTCAATCCGCAAACAAGATAACTTTATTCGGATGGGCGGCGAAGAGTTTTTGTTAGTGATTGAAAACAGCAATTACGACAGCGATGCTAAGTTGCTGCACAAACTGCTCTGCTTAATAAAGAATGAAACCGTTGAATTTGAACAGCACACCTTATCCATATCAATGTCTGTAGGTGTTGCTTCTAATGTGTCTATCTATGATGAAAAGTCTCTGGATATAGCGCTTGAGCTTGCTGATCAAGCCCTTTACAAAGCGAAGAGTTCAGGCCGTAATCAAGGGGAACTTCTGGATTTGCATTCTATCCCACTCACGAACGTAATTAACAATTACGACCTAATTGTCAGTAAAACAATTCACGGTGTTGAATAGAAATTGAGGCAATAAAAAACCCGAGCAAGCTCGGGTTTTTTTAATTCTTTCAGCAAATCACAATTACTTGATTTTTGCTTCTTTGAAAATCACGTGTTTACGTACTTTAGGATCGTACTTTTTGATTTCCATTTTTTCAGGCATGTTACGCTTGTTTTTGTCGGTAGTGTAGAAATAACCAGTACCAGCAGTAGAAACTAAACGGATCTTATCACGCATGACTTAAGCTCCTTATACTTTTTCGCCGCGAGCACGGATATCAACTAATACCGCGTCGATGCCTTTCTTATCGATAATACGCATACCTTTAGTAGTAGTGCGTAATGTAACGAAACGCTTTTCGCTTTCAACCCAAAAACGGTGAGTTTGTAGGTTAGGTAAAAAACGACGCTTAGTCGCATTGCGAGCGTGTGAACGGTGGTTACCTACCGCTGGACGCTTACCTGTAACTTGACAGACTTTAGACATGTCTATATATCTCCAATAACTTCGCTCGAGCTAAATCTTTTCTTCCGAGGTTTTGTGTACGTTTCTGCCCCGGAAATAATCAAAGGGCGCTCTTTATACAGCAAATACAGGCTAAGATCAAGAAACCCGATCTTTAGTTCAGCTCATGTGTAAATTTGATAGCGGCTAATTATAGAGATCTCTTGCCCCGAGGGAAAGTAAAACTTGCTTTTATTTTCACTATTTCTGCGAATTAAGTAAAACAGCCTGTTTTTTCGAGTTTTCTTTTCTCAAATAGCATCAAATTAGCCAGCTAAAATGCCAAAGTAATACGTCACATAATGATTTATACCATCAAGCAACGTAAAAGTTAGCAAATATTTATTGCTGCACAAGCACCTCTTGCCCTGACGTTAATCTTTCAGCACCTCGTGTTGCAACTTTATCTCCCTGTTTTAGCGCACCTTGCTCAAGCGGACGGACTTCAACTTTTGACCCTTGCCCCTGCCCTACAGCAACGGCAACTTGCAGCGCTTTATTATCCGACTGGATTTTTACTACATGCACGCCTGCTTTTCGTAAAATTAATGCATCGCGCTCAACCAGTAGACTTGGCGCCGTTTTTTCAATCTTAAAATCCACGTCAACTAACTGACCACTCGCCCAGCCTTTATTTTTATCACCTAGCAGTTTTGCCCTCACTTCAAATGTTTGAGAACGTGAATCAGTCGCTGGAATCACTGCAGTAACCCTAGCGTCAGCAAATTGTAAATTATCAAAGCTGCCACTGCTTAAGGTGACTTTTTGGCCAACCTCGGCATATACCAAGTATTTAACGGGCGCATAAAAACGTACTTCTAAATTATTAATATCGATAAAGTGAACGAGTTTATCAGCACGACTTGCATCACTGCCCGCAAGTAAAAAGCGCTTACTTATAATTCCGTCAAATGGCGCAACGACGGTTGCGCGTGCCATGCGATCTTCAATTTGTTTAAGTTTTACTTTTGCTAGCTCAATATCCGTTAACGCTAAGTCATGTTGGCTTTGTACTAGATCAACCTGATTCGCTGCTGCACTGCTTGTTTTAGCAAGCTTTTTCAGCCTTTCAAGCTCTTGGCGTTGATAAGTTAAATTAACTTCTGCCCGTCTTATCATAATACGCTGCTCTGCCGCTTCCAGTTCTAGTGGCAACATTTCAATACGTGCAACCGCATCCCCCTGCTTAACCACCGCGCCTGGTTCCGCAACAAAGGCTAGCTTACCTGAAGTGCCCATTGTTAAGTCTACATCGCCTTTACCTCGCAATGTGCCATTAAGCGCCACGGTTTGTACTAAGGGCGCCTGCTCAACAACATTGACAGCAACACTTGGCACAGCATAAAGAGGCGCAACAAAAAACGATGAAGCAACTAGCAGTGTATTAAATGGTTTATTCATCTTGGTGTCCCCTACTTATTTGCAACCAGATCTAATGATGTTTTGTTATTTTTTGTATTTGCCTGATGTAACTTGGGTGGCGCTTGTTTACCAAGCAGCAATAAACTTGGCATCAAAATCAAGGTAAACAAAGCACTAATCGCCATACCACCAACAATTACAGTTGCCAGTCCTCGGTAAATTTCAGAACCCACACCCGGCATTATCATCAGAGGCAACATACCAAAGAGGCTAGTTAAGGTACTTAAATAAACAGGGCGAGCTCTTATTAGTACAGCATTTTCAACCGCTTCACGTCGTGATAGCCCCCCGCGTTCTCCTTGACGTGTTTGGTCAACAAGCAAGATTGCATTGTTAACAACCAAGCCTAGCAAGATGATAAAGCCAATCATGGTCAGTAAATCGAGTGACTGGAAACTCACAACGTTAAGCGCAGCAAGTGCTAAAATACCGCCGGCAATGGCCAGTGGCATTACCAATAATACTAACAAGCTGTCGCGTGCTGATTTAAACAACGCAGTCATTAACAAAAATAATATAAACAGTGCGAGTACAAAGTTATATGCCATCTCTTCGATTGCTGATTTCATTTTTTGTGCATTACCCGCCAAAATGGCATTGGCTGAACGCGGTAAGTTTTCGCGTACAACTGGCATCACTTGCTCACTCAGTATTTTTTGTGCTTGTTGTAAGCTCATATTATTTGGCGGCGTAATTTGAATACTCACAGTACGATAACCATTTACACGCCGTAATTGCGATGGCCCCACGGTACGCTCAATTGTTGCCAATTCTCCCAAGGTTTGTACGCCCGCAAGTGGTGTTGTTATCGGTAAATTTGCCAATTCTTCAGGGCTTTGCCAGGGCGTTGCGCGCAAAATAACATTCATACGCTCGTTACCATCAAAGTATTCACTGATAAACATACCACTGGTAAATGCTTGTACCGCACTGGCCACTTCACGACGCGTTAAACCAGCTTGGGTTATGCGCCTATCATTTGGTGTAAGCCTTAGCTCTGGTTCAGCCATATTCAATGAAGGTTGCGGCTGTGCCATTGCCTCAGGCATGGCTTTTTTCACTTCAGCAAGCGCTAATTGTGCACTCGACATTAGCTGTTCCATATCTGAGCCTTGCAAGTCGATACTTAAAGTACGCCCATTGCCGCCATTGGCTACTTGGATCATTGAGCCTCTAAATAAAAAGACTTGCGTGTCGGGAAGCTCTGCAAAGATTTCTTCGCGCGCCACCTGCATCAACTCTTCAACACGTTGCGCATCGGCAGAATAAATAAAGCCACCAGCATTTGAACCAAATACATAAAAGTTAAAATCTTTAATTGCTGGCGTCTTCTCACCGAGATAATAAGGCATTAAACGCTGCTTAACTTTTTCTGCCAGTTCCTCTTCCATATAGTCAATATTGGCACCAGCAGGAGTCACTAAGCTATAGAAAAAGCCATCTGTTGGCGCTCTGGGCATAAAGTCTGTTTGTGGAACTAAGGTATATATCACAACCACTGAACCACCCAATAAACCAATCACCCATGAAACTTGTTTAGTTCGGGTACTGGTCAATCGCATAATGAAATTGGTCAGTCTGCGCCAATATGCATGAAACTTATCCTCATTATCTTCATTACCTAACAGGTATTTAGTTGCAATTGGGATAATGCTGATAGCACTAATTAATGACGCAATAACCGCAATAGAAAGCGTTAAGGCCAAATCAGAAAACAACTGCCCTTCAATACCCGCCATAAATAGAATCGGTAAGAAAATAGCCACACTGGTCGCTGTTGAAGCAAACAGTGCACCACTCACTTGCACAGCACCTTTAAGCACAGCTTGCTTTCGTGCCATGCCTTCTTGCATTAACCGGGAGATATTTTCTTGCACTATTATCGCAGCATCGAGCACTAAGCCTACTGCAAACGCCAAGCCCGCAAGTGATACAACATTTAAACTACGATTAAAAATACTGAGCGCTAAAAATGCGACCATTAGTGACACCGGAATTGTCGATGCAATAATTAACGTTGTTCGCCAGCCTCTAAAAAACAGCCATAAAATACCACACGCCAATAACACGCCTAACCCAAGGTTACTTTTAACAAGTTGTAATGCATTACGAATATGCACGGATGCATCGTAGCTTAATTCAATCGCTAACCCTTCTTGGGCTAATATTCCCTCATTTAACTGCTTTATTGTGGCATTGAGTTCATCGAGTACCGCAACGGTATTAGATTCATTCGCACGTGTCAGGGTAATGTAATAAGCAGGTTTACCATTTCGTAGCGTCATCGCACGACGATCGGTTACTGTATTTTCGATTTGTGCCACATCGCCCAAGAAAATAGCGCGTTCACCTGAATAACCAATACGCATTTGCGCCATATTATCAACGTCATACTGGCCAGTGAAACGGACAGTATATTGGCGACGGCCAACATCCGCGATACCACCTGAAGTATCAGTAGAAGAAGCCAAAGTTTGGCTAATTTGATTTAAGCTAACGCCAAGCGCAGCGGCTTTATGCGGATCAAAGGTAACGCGAAGCTCACGTGGTCGTTCACTTGCCAAGTTAACAAATGCAACGCCTGGAATTTTAGCCAAACGCGGTTGAATCAATTCATCGATTTGTTTTTGATAGCGAGCCATATCAAGATGTCCGCTGCTTTCAGTAGGTACAACCAGCAAGGTTGCCGCAGTTGGTCCCCCAGAGCCAGGCCCTGCATTACCACCCGCAGTAACAATTGGATCCATTGCATCTAATGGTAATGGCGGTGCTTGGTTTAGGCTGTTAAGTACATTTAGCATCGCCTCTTGCATGTCACTGCCAACCGCAAAGGTTAAATTTATAAAGCCTTGGCCTTGGTTTATTTGCGTATTTACCTCAAGCGCACCAGGGGTGTTTTTGACCGCATTTTCCAGCGGTTCAATAATCACAGACTCAATTTCTTCTGGTGCAGCTTGGCGCCAACCAGACATTATGGTGATTTGAGGTTGTTCAATATCAGGGGTTAGTTGAATAGGTAGTTTAAAAATACTGATAGTGCCAAACAGCATAATCAGCACTAAAATTACCAGCACACTGGCTGGATTTTTTAAGGAACTTCGCGTGATATTCATAATGATAATACAGGGGTTTAACTAGGTGTAGTCTAGTTGTTTGTACTATCATTGCTAGTTGTAATTTGTGTGAAAATATTTCGTAAAGACAAACACACAATTAATAAGGTTTAATTACTGAGAAATGAACAAAATCATCTAAAAAAGAAGTTTATAGATGATTTTGTTTTAAACTGTATCTATTGGTAATAGCTTGTCTTTACCCCACTCGCTCCAGCTGCCGTCGTAAACTTTTACCTGTTCAAACCCTGCAATGTCTGCCGCTAAGGCTAAAATACATGCGGTAACACCCGAACCACAACTAAATATAAACTCTTTTGGTGCAGGTACTAACTCGTTAAAAATACGTTTTAACTCATTTTCATCAAGCAATGCGCCTTGTTTTATCAAACTGGCATAATGCAAATTTAAAGAGTTAGGTATATGACCACTTCGCATTCCTAAAC
This genomic window contains:
- a CDS encoding efflux RND transporter permease subunit, with the protein product MNITRSSLKNPASVLVILVLIMLFGTISIFKLPIQLTPDIEQPQITIMSGWRQAAPEEIESVIIEPLENAVKNTPGALEVNTQINQGQGFINLTFAVGSDMQEAMLNVLNSLNQAPPLPLDAMDPIVTAGGNAGPGSGGPTAATLLVVPTESSGHLDMARYQKQIDELIQPRLAKIPGVAFVNLASERPRELRVTFDPHKAAALGVSLNQISQTLASSTDTSGGIADVGRRQYTVRFTGQYDVDNMAQMRIGYSGERAIFLGDVAQIENTVTDRRAMTLRNGKPAYYITLTRANESNTVAVLDELNATIKQLNEGILAQEGLAIELSYDASVHIRNALQLVKSNLGLGVLLACGILWLFFRGWRTTLIIASTIPVSLMVAFLALSIFNRSLNVVSLAGLAFAVGLVLDAAIIVQENISRLMQEGMARKQAVLKGAVQVSGALFASTATSVAIFLPILFMAGIEGQLFSDLALTLSIAVIASLISAISIIPIATKYLLGNEDNEDKFHAYWRRLTNFIMRLTSTRTKQVSWVIGLLGGSVVVIYTLVPQTDFMPRAPTDGFFYSLVTPAGANIDYMEEELAEKVKQRLMPYYLGEKTPAIKDFNFYVFGSNAGGFIYSADAQRVEELMQVAREEIFAELPDTQVFLFRGSMIQVANGGNGRTLSIDLQGSDMEQLMSSAQLALAEVKKAMPEAMAQPQPSLNMAEPELRLTPNDRRITQAGLTRREVASAVQAFTSGMFISEYFDGNERMNVILRATPWQSPEELANLPITTPLAGVQTLGELATIERTVGPSQLRRVNGYRTVSIQITPPNNMSLQQAQKILSEQVMPVVRENLPRSANAILAGNAQKMKSAIEEMAYNFVLALFILFLLMTALFKSARDSLLVLLVMPLAIAGGILALAALNVVSFQSLDLLTMIGFIILLGLVVNNAILLVDQTRQGERGGLSRREAVENAVLIRARPVYLSTLTSLFGMLPLMIMPGVGSEIYRGLATVIVGGMAISALFTLILMPSLLLLGKQAPPKLHQANTKNNKTSLDLVANK
- a CDS encoding efflux RND transporter periplasmic adaptor subunit, which translates into the protein MNKPFNTLLVASSFFVAPLYAVPSVAVNVVEQAPLVQTVALNGTLRGKGDVDLTMGTSGKLAFVAEPGAVVKQGDAVARIEMLPLELEAAEQRIMIRRAEVNLTYQRQELERLKKLAKTSSAAANQVDLVQSQHDLALTDIELAKVKLKQIEDRMARATVVAPFDGIISKRFLLAGSDASRADKLVHFIDINNLEVRFYAPVKYLVYAEVGQKVTLSSGSFDNLQFADARVTAVIPATDSRSQTFEVRAKLLGDKNKGWASGQLVDVDFKIEKTAPSLLVERDALILRKAGVHVVKIQSDNKALQVAVAVGQGQGSKVEVRPLEQGALKQGDKVATRGAERLTSGQEVLVQQ
- the rpmB gene encoding 50S ribosomal protein L28, which produces MSKVCQVTGKRPAVGNHRSHARNATKRRFLPNLQTHRFWVESEKRFVTLRTTTKGMRIIDKKGIDAVLVDIRARGEKV
- a CDS encoding tetratricopeptide repeat-containing diguanylate cyclase, whose protein sequence is MLSIRYLLFLLAVFPLFALSSEIEQATQQKISSQIEKQTSLVFSEFEQGVELLSIKYNEDNGQTLSALNSFAADNPTKTNDDLAYLLGYRCYLELTTKNQESYSNTQQVLDELIISTASNPAIHAAANFCKAWFYYFDKNTEQYDFFIEQAFNHILNSQSSVLKYWIATTFSMMAQDTGRHSAAIEAAKLALTIATINQDNYRAATSWAIMAISEAELGFYDDALANNQLAIDWYSSINNQRAILGLYQNRGFILNSQGNTSEAKAIYLDAISQAEQLDHQDAIHEIYSNLAAIAFTEGDLELSNNYAEKTLAYAQESDYRSLAAHAYSIMAINYVYLNELEIAKDYFERGNRFFEEFKMVSQLADNFKSWSEAMASIKNYEAAYNAQLRYKSLSDKIFNTERESRMLRIKELYQATQKDQEIEKLAFENQRKNIEIENKSLEQKIWLLSAVIAILAFVMLSIFYRKLKNSNQTLTKYNTKLNEERFIDPLTGSLSRRFFEVQQREHILNSSEISFSLFVLDIDHFKSINDNYGHACGDYILKIFCQRIRNSIRKQDNFIRMGGEEFLLVIENSNYDSDAKLLHKLLCLIKNETVEFEQHTLSISMSVGVASNVSIYDEKSLDIALELADQALYKAKSSGRNQGELLDLHSIPLTNVINNYDLIVSKTIHGVE
- the rpmG gene encoding 50S ribosomal protein L33 encodes the protein MRDKIRLVSTAGTGYFYTTDKNKRNMPEKMEIKKYDPKVRKHVIFKEAKIK